Proteins found in one Helicobacter sp. NHP19-003 genomic segment:
- the proS gene encoding proline--tRNA ligase: MRYSKLFAPTLKEPPKDAVLKSHQFLVQAGYIQQIGSGVYSFLPLAQRVLKKIVNVIDEVMQAHGAQSCLFNFVTPALLWQESGRFDKYGKELLAFKDRKDNDFVLGPTHEEVATVIAKAHIKSYKQLPINLYQIHTKFRDEIRPRFGLMRAREFIMKDAYSFHANTTDLDREFENMHQAYHEIFTRLGLKVRAIEADSGAIGGNKSKEFVLLAPCGEDTLVACENCAYVANVEVAKRAKREEPLNVPKAAFAKFPTPNTPNIEAVSAYLKVEPFFILKAVVKKAILENGASQLAVFFVRGDDSLEETKALNACKSQAPILSLEDIESAELQKYGLFAGYIGPYGLKHLAPNALVFFDTDLSEADSLVCGANEEGAHFVGVDLSSFSGLDYKDIATAKEGQACAECGGTLKHHKSIEVGHIFKLGDRYSKSLGAQFLDKEGRAGCFEMGCYGIGVSRLLAAILEQNADEKGCVWSETTAPFKVVLIVANTKDNELNTLGEELYTTLLNAHVEVLLDDRVERFGAKMADFELIGCTYALIVGNKAKGGVFELVKRQGLSKLEMTKQEVLDFFKGV, encoded by the coding sequence ATGCGTTATTCCAAACTCTTTGCCCCCACTTTAAAAGAGCCCCCCAAAGATGCAGTGCTCAAAAGCCATCAATTCCTCGTGCAAGCCGGCTACATCCAACAAATAGGCAGCGGGGTGTATAGCTTCCTGCCCCTAGCCCAAAGGGTACTTAAAAAGATTGTCAATGTCATAGACGAGGTCATGCAAGCGCATGGAGCGCAGAGTTGTTTGTTTAACTTTGTTACCCCAGCTTTGCTGTGGCAAGAGAGTGGCCGTTTTGACAAGTATGGCAAGGAACTTTTAGCGTTTAAAGACCGCAAGGACAACGATTTTGTGTTAGGGCCCACGCACGAAGAAGTGGCGACAGTGATCGCCAAAGCCCACATCAAAAGCTACAAACAACTCCCCATCAATCTCTACCAAATCCACACCAAATTTAGAGATGAAATCCGCCCCCGCTTTGGGCTCATGCGCGCTAGAGAGTTTATCATGAAAGACGCTTACAGCTTCCACGCCAACACCACCGACCTAGATAGAGAATTTGAGAACATGCACCAAGCCTACCATGAAATCTTTACACGGCTAGGGCTTAAAGTGCGTGCGATTGAGGCCGACAGCGGGGCGATCGGAGGGAACAAGAGCAAAGAGTTTGTGCTCTTAGCCCCCTGTGGGGAGGACACCTTAGTGGCGTGTGAAAATTGCGCCTATGTGGCTAATGTGGAGGTTGCCAAAAGGGCTAAAAGGGAAGAACCGCTCAATGTCCCCAAAGCCGCCTTTGCCAAGTTCCCCACGCCAAACACCCCCAACATTGAGGCGGTGAGCGCCTACCTAAAAGTAGAGCCCTTTTTTATCTTAAAAGCGGTGGTGAAGAAGGCCATTTTAGAAAATGGCGCAAGCCAACTTGCGGTGTTTTTTGTTCGGGGCGATGACAGCCTAGAGGAAACCAAGGCTCTAAACGCCTGCAAGAGCCAAGCACCCATCTTGAGTCTAGAGGACATTGAAAGCGCAGAGCTGCAAAAATATGGGCTTTTTGCCGGCTACATCGGGCCCTATGGACTAAAGCACCTTGCACCAAATGCTTTGGTGTTCTTTGACACCGACTTAAGCGAGGCAGATAGCCTTGTGTGCGGGGCAAATGAAGAGGGGGCGCACTTTGTGGGCGTGGATTTGTCTAGTTTTAGTGGATTAGATTACAAAGACATTGCCACAGCCAAAGAAGGGCAAGCTTGTGCTGAGTGCGGGGGAACCCTCAAGCACCACAAGAGCATAGAAGTGGGGCATATCTTTAAACTTGGGGATCGGTACTCTAAAAGTTTAGGGGCGCAGTTTTTGGACAAAGAGGGGCGGGCGGGGTGCTTTGAAATGGGTTGTTATGGGATCGGGGTGAGTCGCCTGCTTGCCGCCATTTTGGAGCAAAATGCCGATGAAAAGGGCTGTGTGTGGAGTGAAACCACCGCCCCTTTTAAGGTGGTGTTGATTGTGGCAAACACGAAAGACAATGAGCTAAACACCCTAGGCGAAGAATTATACACCACCCTTTTAAATGCCCATGTAGAAGTGTTGTTAGACGATCGAGTCGAGCGCTTTGGGGCGAAAATGGCGGATTTTGAGCTGATCGGTTGCACTTATGCGCTCATTGTGGGCAACAAGGCCAAAGGGGGGGTGTTTGAGCTTGTGAAAAGACAAGGTTTAAGTAAGCTTGAGATGACAAAACAAGAGGTCTTAGACTTCTTTAAAGGCGTGTAG
- a CDS encoding potassium channel family protein yields MKTYAVLGLGKFGGHVARGLIENGEQIIAADVNEERVRLFKSVCDNLFILDTTDSVALKETGISEADIAIVSIGQNVEASILTVMALKESGVKEVIAKASTLIHGKILSKIGTDRVIYPERDAAKRLVRGLSLNPHLDIIEITTHMRLVRLLITPEQAQRTLQDFLDNSKADLKAVALKHGAQWDYQVPMGALLTEGDILLLIGAAREVDALLASKPKG; encoded by the coding sequence ATGAAAACTTATGCGGTTTTGGGTTTGGGTAAGTTCGGCGGGCATGTCGCTAGAGGGTTGATTGAAAATGGCGAGCAAATCATCGCCGCCGATGTCAACGAAGAGCGGGTGAGGCTCTTTAAAAGTGTGTGCGACAATTTATTTATTTTAGACACGACTGACAGCGTGGCTCTCAAAGAAACAGGCATCAGTGAGGCGGACATTGCGATTGTGAGTATCGGGCAAAATGTGGAAGCCTCCATTTTAACAGTGATGGCACTGAAAGAAAGCGGAGTTAAGGAAGTGATCGCCAAAGCCTCCACATTAATCCATGGCAAAATCCTCTCTAAAATCGGCACAGACAGGGTGATTTACCCTGAAAGGGATGCAGCTAAGAGGCTGGTTAGGGGGCTTAGTCTAAACCCCCATTTAGACATCATAGAGATCACCACGCACATGCGCCTTGTGCGTCTACTCATCACCCCCGAGCAAGCCCAAAGGACTTTGCAAGACTTCTTAGACAACTCTAAGGCGGATTTAAAGGCCGTGGCCCTCAAGCATGGGGCGCAGTGGGACTACCAAGTCCCTATGGGTGCGCTCTTGACTGAAGGGGACATTTTGCTCTTGATCGGAGCGGCTAGGGAAGTGGATGCTCTTTTAGCCAGCAAGCCTAAGGGCTAA
- the hemA gene encoding glutamyl-tRNA reductase, translating into MDDPTYSVLSFTHKRLPIELRERLAFKDDAALLHFLQDLKHQQPSLREIIGLCTCNRVEFYCYGAVDFGAILEALARAKSLPLTLLQEKSTRYTHTEAVYHSFSVASSLDSLVVGETQITGQLKEAYKACFEAKLCGKHLSRLAHFAFKCAGRVRSVTAISSQVVSIASMAVKQALEVLESEDLPKKAVVVGVGQMGQLVCKHLLSKGFEVLLCNRHLENAQTFKDTLSEPNIRIDSLENLKTHINTHPFCFSATHSPNPLITPDMLEQTPFRRFWFDLAVPRDIQDPKDPSIWLYSVDDLKGVVADNLEKRQKDTAKAHAIIAEDTAQFFAWLQTLELDPLIKGLRDLAKQASLKELSRAVKKGYIPPELQDNVAKILHNAFNTFLHQPTATLKKNAHKEEGDMLGESLKSLFNLGGDPLFLNAYRCEHTKGL; encoded by the coding sequence GTGGACGATCCAACTTATAGCGTCTTGAGTTTCACGCACAAACGCCTGCCCATTGAGTTGCGCGAGCGTTTGGCTTTTAAGGACGATGCCGCTTTGTTGCACTTCTTGCAAGACTTGAAGCACCAACAGCCAAGCTTAAGGGAAATCATCGGGCTTTGTACCTGCAATCGGGTGGAATTTTACTGCTATGGGGCGGTGGACTTTGGCGCAATATTAGAGGCGCTCGCCCGCGCCAAGAGCCTACCTTTGACTCTTTTGCAAGAAAAAAGCACCCGTTACACCCATACAGAGGCGGTGTACCACAGCTTTAGCGTGGCAAGCAGCCTTGATAGTCTGGTGGTGGGAGAAACGCAAATCACGGGGCAGCTCAAAGAGGCGTATAAAGCGTGTTTTGAGGCAAAGCTTTGCGGTAAACACCTAAGCCGCTTGGCGCATTTTGCCTTTAAATGTGCGGGGCGGGTCCGAAGTGTAACCGCCATTTCTTCACAAGTCGTGTCTATTGCGTCCATGGCGGTCAAGCAAGCCCTAGAGGTACTAGAAAGCGAGGATCTGCCTAAAAAAGCGGTGGTGGTAGGCGTGGGACAAATGGGACAACTTGTGTGTAAGCACCTGCTTTCTAAGGGCTTTGAAGTGCTTTTGTGTAACCGCCATTTAGAAAACGCCCAAACCTTTAAAGACACCCTAAGCGAGCCAAACATCCGCATTGACAGCCTAGAGAACCTAAAAACCCACATCAACACCCACCCCTTTTGTTTCAGCGCGACCCACTCCCCAAACCCCCTCATCACGCCCGACATGCTAGAGCAAACCCCCTTTAGGCGCTTTTGGTTTGATTTGGCCGTGCCGCGCGATATTCAAGACCCCAAAGACCCCAGCATTTGGCTTTACAGCGTGGACGACTTAAAAGGGGTGGTTGCCGACAATTTAGAAAAACGCCAGAAGGACACCGCCAAAGCGCACGCCATCATCGCTGAAGACACAGCGCAATTCTTTGCGTGGTTGCAGACCCTAGAGCTAGACCCACTCATCAAAGGGCTTAGAGATTTGGCCAAACAAGCCTCCCTAAAGGAACTCAGCAGAGCGGTAAAAAAGGGCTACATCCCCCCAGAGTTGCAAGACAATGTCGCCAAAATCCTACACAACGCCTTCAACACCTTTTTGCACCAGCCCACCGCCACCCTAAAGAAAAACGCCCACAAGGAAGAGGGCGACATGCTCGGCGAATCTTTAAAATCCCTTTTCAACTTAGGAGGCGATCCGCTGTTTTTAAACGCTTACCGTTGCGAACACACTAAAGGACTTTAA
- a CDS encoding polyprenyl synthetase family protein, which translates to MLERIQAKIKTFLEEVHSPQALRMAQNLGMGKMLRSRLILTICTKHPQLVDFCAIIEMIQTASLLHDDVIDNATTRRGHESLNHVFGNTNAIMLGDIFYSKAFCALADFAKPVIEVVAQSVVALSRGEIKDTQMAEAFNPNQDFYIDMVADKSAALIVASSGGAALLAGLDFEKYAAFGRNFGIAFQIIDDLLDITQPEEVLGKPAFSDFKEGKSTLPYILLHQCLNPAEQGILKGHFKSPKEEAKLWCNEKFKEHNIIQATLQEAKAYTHKALEAIKGEGNQALEAMALRVLERQF; encoded by the coding sequence ATACAAGCCAAAATCAAGACCTTTTTAGAGGAAGTGCATAGCCCACAAGCCCTGCGCATGGCACAGAATTTGGGCATGGGTAAAATGCTAAGAAGCCGCCTCATCCTCACCATTTGCACCAAGCACCCCCAGCTCGTGGATTTTTGCGCCATTATAGAAATGATCCAAACCGCGTCCTTGCTCCACGATGATGTCATTGACAACGCCACCACAAGGCGCGGACACGAGTCGCTAAACCATGTCTTTGGCAATACAAATGCGATCATGCTCGGCGACATTTTCTACTCAAAAGCCTTTTGTGCCTTAGCCGACTTTGCCAAACCCGTGATAGAGGTGGTCGCCCAAAGCGTGGTGGCCCTCTCAAGGGGCGAGATCAAAGACACCCAAATGGCTGAGGCCTTCAACCCCAATCAAGATTTTTACATAGACATGGTCGCCGACAAAAGTGCAGCCTTGATCGTGGCGAGCAGCGGGGGGGCAGCTCTGTTGGCCGGCCTAGATTTTGAAAAATACGCCGCCTTTGGGCGCAACTTTGGTATTGCCTTCCAAATCATTGACGACTTGCTAGACATCACCCAACCTGAAGAAGTGCTAGGCAAGCCCGCTTTCAGCGACTTTAAGGAGGGCAAAAGCACCCTGCCCTATATTCTCTTGCACCAGTGTTTAAACCCCGCAGAGCAGGGCATTTTAAAAGGGCATTTCAAAAGCCCTAAAGAGGAAGCCAAGTTGTGGTGCAATGAAAAATTTAAAGAACACAACATCATCCAAGCCACTTTGCAAGAGGCCAAAGCCTACACCCACAAAGCCCTAGAAGCGATCAAGGGTGAGGGCAACCAAGCCCTAGAGGCGATGGCTTTGCGGGTGTTAGAAAGACAGTTTTAG
- a CDS encoding FxsA family protein, giving the protein MPFVFLLGLGYLAFEIYLVVQVVDRFGVFAFLLEVAASAFLGGMVLLKSPFYNLTELVNERLNPLSWAEGLFLRSVGGVLLLLPGVLCDIFGLLLLFVASVRKKEPPLDPDQSEIIDVEVSDKKK; this is encoded by the coding sequence GTGCCCTTTGTATTCCTGCTTGGGCTTGGTTACTTGGCTTTTGAAATTTATTTAGTGGTGCAAGTTGTGGATCGCTTTGGGGTCTTTGCCTTTTTGCTTGAGGTGGCGGCGAGCGCCTTTTTAGGGGGCATGGTGCTGTTAAAAAGCCCGTTTTACAATCTCACCGAACTTGTCAATGAGCGGCTAAACCCTTTATCGTGGGCTGAGGGACTGTTTTTGCGCTCGGTGGGTGGGGTGTTGTTGCTCTTGCCCGGGGTGTTGTGCGACATCTTCGGCCTGCTCTTGCTCTTTGTGGCGAGCGTGCGCAAGAAAGAGCCTCCACTAGACCCAGACCAGTCCGAAATCATTGATGTGGAAGTGAGCGACAAGAAAAAATGA
- the hemC gene encoding hydroxymethylbilane synthase, whose amino-acid sequence MKELVIGSRGSQLALWQARYIQTQLDNLGLKSRIEVVKTKGDKILDVPLAKIGGKGLFTKELEELLLVGALDLAVHSLKDVPVELTPPLSLACISKRADSRDCFLSVHYPSLEDLPLGARVGTTSLRRCMQLKRLRPDLDTLSLRGNIQTRLQRLKEGAFDAIILAYAGVERLQICMPYCTPLSFKQMLPCMGQGALGVEMASDHPLFATITQLNDPRSAFLCGLERTFIAKLNGGCQVPLGVHASLKGEVLEMRAIVGLLDASQIVKEKVSGHVQEADELLQLLLERFIEKGALEILAQISP is encoded by the coding sequence ATGAAGGAATTGGTGATCGGGAGTCGGGGCAGTCAGCTAGCCCTGTGGCAAGCCCGCTATATACAAACACAATTGGACAATTTGGGCTTGAAAAGCCGCATTGAGGTCGTCAAGACCAAGGGGGATAAAATCCTAGATGTCCCCCTAGCCAAAATCGGGGGCAAGGGGCTTTTCACCAAAGAGTTAGAAGAGCTCTTGCTTGTAGGGGCACTGGATTTGGCCGTGCACTCGCTCAAAGACGTCCCGGTAGAATTAACCCCGCCCTTAAGCCTAGCCTGTATCAGTAAAAGGGCGGATTCAAGGGATTGCTTTTTGAGCGTGCATTACCCCTCTTTGGAGGATTTGCCCTTGGGGGCAAGAGTCGGCACAACATCGCTGCGCCGCTGCATGCAGCTTAAAAGACTCCGCCCCGATTTAGACACCTTGAGTTTAAGGGGCAATATCCAAACCCGCTTGCAACGCCTAAAAGAGGGGGCGTTTGACGCAATTATTCTAGCCTATGCGGGGGTGGAGCGGTTGCAAATTTGCATGCCTTATTGCACACCCTTAAGCTTTAAGCAAATGCTCCCGTGCATGGGGCAGGGGGCTTTGGGCGTGGAAATGGCAAGCGATCACCCCCTTTTTGCCACCATCACACAGCTAAACGACCCAAGAAGCGCGTTTTTATGCGGGCTAGAGCGGACATTCATCGCTAAACTCAATGGGGGCTGTCAAGTACCCTTAGGCGTGCATGCGTCCTTAAAGGGGGAGGTGCTCGAAATGCGCGCCATTGTGGGGCTTTTGGACGCAAGCCAAATTGTGAAGGAAAAGGTGAGCGGGCATGTGCAAGAGGCGGATGAACTCTTGCAGCTGCTCTTAGAACGCTTCATTGAAAAGGGCGCGCTGGAGATTTTGGCGCAAATTAGCCCTTAG